TAGTTGCTGTATTATTCGGTTGCCTCTCAAGGAACCGGAGTGTCTGTCGTCTGTGGTGATGACACAGTAACTGGAGCAAGCGGTCACATCTCTCCGCGTGTGTTTTGCTGGGCATTGAAATTCGACCCTTATTCCCTAAAATACGCAGTCACGGATAAGTGTAACTCACATATCAACCTATGAATTGTGAATTTTGCACTCTCACCCATCAATTTTGTAATTTTCGGTTGCGGGGTGTGATGTTCGTTAGTGTGTTTCGTCGGGCTGGAAGTGCCCCCAGGGTTGACTATAGCTTGCGGTGATTATTTCGGAACTGTGGATGGTGAGTCCGTACTCGTTCAATTCTTTCGTGAGTCGGATGAGGTCAGTCGTGGATGTCGAAACCGTTTCGATATAGAGATTGTGTTCGTTGGTGATCATTTCGGTGACCTGAACGACACCGGTTACGGAGAGAACATTTCTGCTGACGCTCGATCGCTCCTCCGGATCACTCGTACAGACGAAAAAGAGCCGGAGGGGAAAGCCGGCTTTTTCGTAGTTGAGTTTGGGTTCGTAGCCTTCGATAACGCCTGCGTCCTCCATGTTATCGATCCGGTTGCGGACGGTACTGGGTGAGACGTCCACTTCCTCCGAGATTTCGGTGATCGTCGCATTACGGGCATCGCGTTGAAGCGCAAATAGGACGCCTTCATCGATGGTGTCGATCTCAAACGGCTCGTCGTTCTCCACGTCTAGATCCGACTCTGCCAGGGAGGAGTCCTCTTCATTAGCCATAGTGTAGCTACCATGGCTGGACGAAAGAAGATTGACCCCAAAGACGTGTATTGTTCGTCGCCGTCATTCTCTTACGTACCATCGGCTTCCTGCGGGAAAGGGCTACGACTGATCTAACCGTATTCATGACGCCGCTGTTCCCGGGTGCCCTGATCGGCATATCCCTGAATCAGTACGAGGTGCGTCTCGGCGCAAGTGGAGCACTGATGACATCCCGGGTCGGCCTCTGCTTCCGCTGACTGGAAGTGGTGCGATCGTGGTACTGTCTCCCTCGGGACCCTTATCCGTCCCCTTACCATCCCTTTAGAAGCAATGGCAAACGGTAAGGTTGATTTCTTCAACGACACTGGCGGCTACGGTTTCATTTCGACTGAGGACGCGGACGAGGACGTTTTCTTCCACATGGAGGGCGTTGGCGGCCCGGATCTCGAAGAAGGACAGGACGTCGATTTCGACATCGAACAGGCCCCCAAGGGCCCGCGTGCGACCAACGTCGTCCGCAACTAAGACCGAGTTTCAGCTCTCGCCTCACAGCGACGAGTGAGTGACTCCATTTTTCGAACACTACACCCAGTAGGTGGCGCTCTCGTGTGTTGAATACTCTCATAGAGGGAACAGCTGACGACGGTGCTGAATAGAGGAGACTCACATACCGGGGCGTAGACTCCTCTTATCCGACCTCCCGAGACGGGACTTTCTGCTATGTCTCTGGCTGATCGTCCGCGAACAGCGATTGTTCGATGAGGATATTGACTCCCCGACGGATACGTTGAGAGAGCGCACTGTCGCTGATCCCTATGTCATCAGCGAGTCGGGTCTGCGTCGTTCGCCGTGGTATCTCGAAGTAGCCTTCACGGTACGCTAACCGCAGCGTCTCGCGCTGTTCGGACGACAGTGGCGACTCTCCTTCGGGCATCGAAGGGTTGTAGATGTGCCGGAGTGTGATGGGAATGCCCTCGTCAGTGAGAGCCATGTTGAATGAGGAGAGCTGCTCATGAGACGGGAACCGCAGTCGGAAGTCCCATGTCTCGGCGGTCCCGCTTGCTTCGAGGATCTTCGCCTGGGTGTCGATGAGCGCCTGGATAAGCCCGTTGATGTCCGAACTCCAGTGAACCTCGAAGAGCGTCTTGTCGTCCTTAGTGGTGAGAATCTCAACCGTTTCGGTCTTGGAGTGCTCCAGCAGGCTCGTCTCGATTACTCCCGATTCAGCACCGGCGATCCAGAACAGCGGCACGATGGCTTCCCGGAGTGGGACGATCCGTTCGAGTTCGATTTCGACGGCTGGGTAGTCATCCAAGACGCGACCTAAGGGGAACGTGTCCGCTGGAACGGTAATATCGGCGATAACGACCATCGCTCAGTAGATATCTCGGGCTTGTGGTGGCATCTCTGTGTCAGTAACGGCCTTCGAGGTCGAAGCCAAAAACACTACGGGTGCGGAAATTGCTTCGATCTCGAAGGTCAAGTCTCGATCCAGCGACTTCGGACGTGCTTCAACACACCACCGCGTAGCCAACTCTTCTGGAAGCAATAGTGAAGGCAACACTTGTGATGCTCTTTGCCAACACATCTCACAGGGGGAGCCGGAACCATGGCGGAAGAGAGGGGAAGACAGTTCGCATCGACAGTTCAATAGGGACGATAGCAGACGTGAAAGAGAGTGGGATGAACGACCACTCGTCAATCTGGCTGATGCAAGCATGATCGAATGCCAAGAATGCGAAAGCGATCAAGCACGCGATGTACGAGTAACATACACGACCGGCTCGGCAGAGACGCTCCAATTGTGCGATCGCTGCGCTACCAAATTCGAGAACGGCGGATTCGTTACGGAAATCTTCCAAACAGAACTCAGTCAGTAACCATCGCTACGAACACGGATGGATCGATGAAAACCGAATCGAATAATTGAGATTGGAGCGCTCAACGTACCCCTCTATTCAGCAGGTGACTTTGGCATATTTTGGATAGATCGATAGCCACCTCGGTGCCGGCTTGCCCTGAACTGCTCACCTGATCGATCGAAACTCGGTCCCGCCACAGGGACAGTCTGCGCCCGTCCCGATCAACCGGATTTCTCCGTCTGACCAGCGCCGAGCTGCATAGGGTGAATTACAGTCGGTACAGACAGCGACAATTCTGGTTGCTTTCTGTGCACCGTTCATAGCAGCCGCTCAACTGACTATCGACTTTGACGTAGCCCCTACTTGGGTAGGATCGATCCGAGATCGCTCACTACCGGAGAGGACGGGAGCAGAACCACTCCAGCGTTCAGTAAAGGGAATTCACTTATCGGCACAGGCGGTGCATTGTTACTCTGTATGCCCGAAGAAGTTCTGTTCAAATCAGAGAGCAGCCAGACCCGAGAAGAAATCGCATCGTATCTTCACAGTGTTGCTGAGAAGCTCGAACAAGGTGATGCGGTCACACTAAAATCGGGTTCCGAATCCGTGACGATGGAACCGCCAGCCCGCCCAACCTTCGAGGTCAAAGCCGAACGCGAAGGGCCGACGGACGGCCCCGGTGAATTGAGTATCGAGTTCGAACTCGAATGGGACGAGAGCGACAGTGGGGGAGACGGTGAGAGCGGACAATTAGAAATTGAGTGATCAGTTCGCAGACCTATTTATCAGCGTGTTCGCTGAAGAATGGGAAGAAATCAACACTGTAAGATGCGTTCTATGACGCCCTCGACTAGCGACGAACTCGAGGACACGACACCTGATACGGTACGTGAGCGATTGCGATAGATCATCGGGAGACACGACATGGACAGTCACTCGGTGAGTTACGATGAAGTAGCCGACGAATCCTAAAACTCCGTGTCAGGATCGTACCGAGCCCGGGTAATCCTCGGAAGTCGCTTCGCGTTACTTCCCCAGTAGTCCGACGGGAGCGGTGGTGAATGTGCTCCGACAGACACGTTCAAGGTCGCGCCAATAGTACAGACGTATCTACCGTTCGGATGACCCGGTCGGACGTACTGCCGAGTAGCCGTTCTTTCAACCCGGACCGACCGCTCGCCCCCATGACAACGAGGTCGATATCGCGTTCGGCGACGTACGCCTCGATCACCTCGTGCGGACTTCCCTCACGAGTGTTTCGATCGTAGCTGATCCCTGCCTCCTCAGCCCGGTTCGCGGCGTCGTCGAGAGCGGATTCGGCTTCCTCTTCGAGCGTCTCCGTGAGCTGCGGTGCGATGCTCCCGGACGCGCCTGCAGACATCTCTGTTCCCACGTCTATCACGTGGAGAAAGTGCACTGTCGTCGCTCTACCCTCTGCTATCGCGGTGGCCTGATCGACCGCCGCCATACTCGATTCGCTCCCGTCCGTCGGCACTAGAATATCGTCGTACACGATCGTCGATACCATCCTTATAGGTAAAACCTGACTGTGTGCAAGGGCTTGGTATCGGTCCGGCTGACAGCATTTTCCCAACGATCGATCAGCGGTCTGCCGCCTCGAGTTGCCCCTGATCGAGCGGATCCTCGATATCACCCATTACTGCCTCGAGGAGATCGGTTACGGTAACGAGCCCGACGACCTCTCCGTCGTCGGACTGCGTCCGACCGCTCGAGGAACTTCGTTCCTCGCTGTCTTCGATCACCAGCGCGAGTTCCTGATTTTCCGCCTGAAACTGGTCGACTGCGTCGCTCACGTCCGCGTCGGGAGAGAGCGTCATCGGCGGCGCTGCCAGTTCGCCGAAGTCGACAGCGCTGTCGGCCAGTTCCTCACGGTGCCTGACGAGGATCGGCGTATAAAGAATCCCCCGAAAGTCGGTTAGTTCGTCTCCCACCAGTGGAAACCGCGTCTGCGGTCGCTTTTCCATCTTTCGGAGGTTTTCCTCGGCGTCGTCCTCGGCCGATAGCG
This portion of the Haloterrigena gelatinilytica genome encodes:
- a CDS encoding Lrp/AsnC family transcriptional regulator, which encodes MANEEDSSLAESDLDVENDEPFEIDTIDEGVLFALQRDARNATITEISEEVDVSPSTVRNRIDNMEDAGVIEGYEPKLNYEKAGFPLRLFFVCTSDPEERSSVSRNVLSVTGVVQVTEMITNEHNLYIETVSTSTTDLIRLTKELNEYGLTIHSSEIITASYSQPWGHFQPDETH
- a CDS encoding cold-shock protein yields the protein MANGKVDFFNDTGGYGFISTEDADEDVFFHMEGVGGPDLEEGQDVDFDIEQAPKGPRATNVVRN
- a CDS encoding helix-turn-helix domain-containing protein — its product is MVVIADITVPADTFPLGRVLDDYPAVEIELERIVPLREAIVPLFWIAGAESGVIETSLLEHSKTETVEILTTKDDKTLFEVHWSSDINGLIQALIDTQAKILEASGTAETWDFRLRFPSHEQLSSFNMALTDEGIPITLRHIYNPSMPEGESPLSSEQRETLRLAYREGYFEIPRRTTQTRLADDIGISDSALSQRIRRGVNILIEQSLFADDQPET
- a CDS encoding amphi-Trp domain-containing protein; translation: MPEEVLFKSESSQTREEIASYLHSVAEKLEQGDAVTLKSGSESVTMEPPARPTFEVKAEREGPTDGPGELSIEFELEWDESDSGGDGESGQLEIE
- a CDS encoding universal stress protein yields the protein MYDDILVPTDGSESSMAAVDQATAIAEGRATTVHFLHVIDVGTEMSAGASGSIAPQLTETLEEEAESALDDAANRAEEAGISYDRNTREGSPHEVIEAYVAERDIDLVVMGASGRSGLKERLLGSTSDRVIRTVDTSVLLARP